Proteins encoded together in one Camelina sativa cultivar DH55 chromosome 9, Cs, whole genome shotgun sequence window:
- the LOC104715089 gene encoding protein STRICTOSIDINE SYNTHASE-LIKE 10-like — translation MANRQICVLPFAPELEHVCGRPLGLRFHKKTGDLYIADAYFGLLIVGPAGGLAKPLVTEAEGQPFRFTNDLDIDEENDVVYFTDASSKFQRWEYFRSFLNVDKTGRFIKYDRSSKKATVLLHGISFANGVALSKDRSFVLVAETTNCKILRLWLSGPKAGTQDVFVVLPGYPDNIRRNSKGEFWVALNSLINEEIRYTKAVKLSESGKVLEALGDKANRLQFISDVEEKDGKIWIGSSVAPFVGVYDL, via the exons ATGGCTAATAG GCAGATATGTGTTCTCCCTTTTGCACCAGAGTTGGAGCATGTGTGTGGGAGGCCATTAGGATTGCGGTTCCATAAGAAAACCGGAGATCTCTATATAGCGGATGCTTACTTTGGCCTTCTTATCGTTGGTCCTGCTGGTGGTTTAGCCAAACCTTTGGTTACAGAAGCTGAGGGACAACCGTTTCGTTTCACTAATGATTTGGACATTGATGAGGAAAATGATGTGGTTTACTTCACAGATGCTAGTTCCAAATTCCAGAGATG GGAATACTTCCGTTCTTTTTTGAATGTTGATAAAACTGGACGGTTTATCAAGTATGATAGATCAAGCAAGAAAGCTACGGTCTTATTACATGGAATATCATTTGCAAATGGCGTTGCACTAAGCAAAGACCGGTCTTTTGTATTGGTAGCCGAAACAACAAATTGCAAAATCCTGAGGCTTTGGCTCTCCGGTCCAAAAGCAGGAACCCAAGATGTGTTTGTTGTGCTTCCAGGTTACCCTGACAACATCAGAAGAAACTCGAAAGGAGAATTCTGGGTCGCTTTAAACTCGCTGATCAATGAAGAAATACGTTACACTAAAGCGGTGAAGTTGAGTGAATCAGGAAAAGTTTTGGAGGCACTTGGGGATAAGGCAAATAGATTACAGTTTATAAGTGATGTGGAAGAGAAAGATGGCAAGATTTGGATTGGTTCTAGTGTCGCACCATTTGTtggtgtttatgatttgtag